The following proteins are co-located in the Calliphora vicina chromosome 2, idCalVici1.1, whole genome shotgun sequence genome:
- the LOC135951014 gene encoding protein nubbin-like has product MVMSELRWHTTPEDNNSLKRDLLKTPTSAHPHHHHHHHHHIMHNRYISRLSRSPSPMQSNASDCDDNNSSVDNSSDRCRSPESPAMGLTHPPLKRRQLAALHSNPLHSLHHHYQHSSPPPATPQAAHSPKLIKHHKELADDEQEEGALNLTSENSRHSSQSPSLSVKSVKPCTASPTSATHQQQQQQLHHLPPQQSTLPLPSLSNSPLPVLAPVLASPQAQLAAAAGLSLGNPLLAQAALGTPLSSHDFSQFQQALQQQQHSLQQQFQNYLDILRSGSLNLGPSDDPTVAAQMATAQFLLQRQALNQAGLQLQALQKQQELQHDRSDVSTSTAATHEPLQLKNHHHQHHTSTPTHRSPMHSPATSPLPSIYASSHMSHNSHQTPPPSNSSGSIKVSGLLTPNTPGGGGPQTPQMPKNLANAPRAPEPSPEETTDLEELEQFAKTFKQRRIKLGFTQGDVGLAMGKLYGNDFSQTTISRFEALNLSFKNMCKLKPLLQKWLDDADRTIQATGGIFDPAALQTTVTTPEIMGRRRKKRTSIETSIRGALEKSFMLNQKPTSEEITQLADRLCMEKEVVRVWFCNRRQKEKRINPSLDSPDNGDESPYMMM; this is encoded by the exons ATATTAGCCGTTTATCCCGATCTCCATCACCCATGCAATCGAATG cttCCGATTGTGATGACAATAACTCCAGCGTTGACAACTCTAGTGATCGCTGTCGCTCTCCCGAAAGTCCTGCCATGGGTCTAACACATCCTCCGCTTAAGCGAAGACAGCTAGCAGCCCTACACTCCAATCCCCTGCACTCTTTGCACCACCACTATCAACATTCCTCACCACCACCCGCCACACCACAAGCTGCTCACTCGCCCAAACTAATAAAACATCACAAAGAACTAGCAGATGATGAGCAAGAAGAAGGTGCTTTAAATTTAACTAGTGAAAATTCCCGGCATTCCTCGCAATCTCCCTCGTTATCGGTAAAGTCGGTAAAACCCTGCACAGCCTCACCCACAAGTGCAacacatcaacaacaacagcagcagctgcACCACTTGCCCCCACAGCAATCAACATTACCTTTGCCCTCTTTAAGCAACAGTCCCCTGCCAGTATTAGCTCCTGTTTTAGCATCACCACAAGCCCAGCTAGCGGCAGCAGCCGGTTTGAGTTTGGGCAATCCTTTATTGGCCCAGGCTGCTTTGGGTACTCCCTTGTCGTCACATGACTTTTCACAATTCCAGCAAGCcctgcagcaacaacaacattccttgcaacagcaatttcaaaattatttagacATTCTAAGAAGTGGTTCCTTAAACTTGGGTCCCTCTGATGATCCCACAGTGGCTGCCCAAATGGCCACTGCCCAATTCTTGCTACAAAGACAGGCTTTGAATCAGGCTGGCCTACAGTTGCAGGCTTTACAGAAACAACAGGAACTACAACATGATCGCAGTGATGTTAGCacatcaacagcagcaacacATGAACCTCTACAATTgaaaaatcatcatcatcaacaccaCACTTCAACGCCCACACATCGTAGTCCCATGCACAGTCCGGCCACTTCACCCCTACCCTCTATATACGCCTCCAGTCATATGTCGCATAATTCCCATCAGACACCACCACCCTCCAATAGCTCGGGTTCCATAAAGGTAAGCGGCCTATTAACTCCCAATACACCCGGTGGTGGCGGTCCACAAACACCGCAAATGCCCAAAAATTTGGCTAATGCTCCTAGAGCTCCAGAACCATCACCCGAAGAGACTACCGACCTGGAGGAATTGGAACAGTTTGCCAAGACCTTTAAGCAGAGACGCATAAAGCTGGGTTTTACTCAGGGCGACGTGGGTCTGGCCATGGGTAAATTGTATGGCAATGATTTCTCACAGACCACCATATCACGCTTTGAAGCTTTGAATTTGAGCTTTAAGAATATGTGCAAATTGAAGCCGCTGCTGCAGAAATGGTTGGATGATGCAGATCGTACAATACAAGCGACCGGAGG TATTTTTGATCCCGCTGCCCTGCAAACTACCGTTACCACACCCGAAATCATGGGTAGACGACGCAAGAAGCGAACCTCCATTGAAACTTCCATACGTGGAGCCCTCGAAAAATCTTTTATGTTAAATCAAAAACCAACTAGTGAAGAGATCACCCAATTGGCCGATCGTTTGTGCATGGAAAAAGAGGTGGTGAGAGTGTGGTTCTGTAATCGTCGCCAAAAAGAGAAACGTATCAATCCCTCTCTAGATAGTCCCGACAATGGAGACGAGTCACCGTACATGATGATGTAA